Part of the Desulfonatronum sp. SC1 genome is shown below.
GGCAGAGCGCTTTCGGTGCGAGCGTAGAGTTCGCGCACATTGGGCGGCAGGGCGACCCGGCCCGTGAATTCCGCCCAAAGGCGGCGGTGGGCCGCGGTGAAGGCCGTGCCTCGGTCCACGGTCAGTCGGGCCGCGGCTTTGTCCGCCAGGCGGGTGAGACGGGATGGAATCTTGATGTCGGAGGGCAGGACGTAATAGCGGTCCTGGGTGGTGCGATACAGGCGAAGACGTTCAGGCAGTTCCGGGCAGATGGCCCAGCAGTTCACGGCCCGGGTTTCGCGACGGGCCTCTTGCAAGGCCTGGTCAAAGGCTTCGGGAGGATCATCGCCTCCATGGATCGAATAGCCCACGGCCAGGAGCCAGTCCTCGGCGTGCAGAAACAGGTAGTCGTACCGGAGAAAAGGCCGTCCGCCGGACACGGTTTTCATGTAGTGAATGGAATGTTCCGGAACACGGGCCTGACTCAGGAGCAGGTCGTACTCGGCGGGACTCAGGTCTTCAGACGTGGGCATGAACGGCCTCCACCGCGGCTTTGAAGGTCGCGAAATTGCCCTCAAGTATGGCCTGGGCCGCGCCATGGGTCAATGTCAGGAAGTAGTGCAGGTTGTGGATGGTGTTCAGGCGGTAGGCCAGTAGTTCCCGGGCCATGTACAGGTGGCGCAGGTAGGCTCGAGAGAATCGGGTGCAGGCGTAACAGCCGCAGTTGGGGTCCAAGGGGCCGTCGTCCTCCTTGTATTCAGCGCGTTTGATGTTCACCTTGCCCAGGGAGGTGTACAGGGTGCCGTTGCGGGCGTTGCGGGAGGGCAGGACGCAGTCGAACATATCGATGCCCGCCTCGATCCCGTCCAGGATGTCCATGGGCGTGCCCACGCCCATCAGGTATCTGGGCTTGTCCGAGGGCAGCAGGGGCGCGGTATGGCGCATGATCTCCAGCATCAGCGGCTTGGATTCGCCCACGCTTAAGCCCCCGATGGCAAAGCCGTCAAAGGGCAGGTCGCAAATCTGGCGGGCGCTTTCCGTGCGCAGGTCCGGGAAGAAGCCACCCTGGACGATCCCGAATTGGAGCTGGCTACCTGAATCTTGGGGATAGGCCTGGCGGCAGCGGGCCGCCCAGCGGGTGGTCAGGCCCAGGGATTTGGCCGTGTAGGCCTTGTCCGCGCCGTAGGGCACGCACTCGTCCAGGACCATCATAATGTCCGAGCCCAGGTTGCGCTGGATGGAGACCACCTTTTCCGGAGAAAAAAAGTGCTTGGAGCCGTCCCGGTGGGAACGAAATTCCACCCCGTTCTCGCTGATCTTGCGCAGGGATTGCAGGCTGAAGACCTGAAATCCGCCACTGTCCGTAAGGATCGGGCCCTTCCACCCGGAAAAGGCGTGCAGCCCGCCGCGCCGGGCCACCAGGTCGTCGCCGGGCAAGAGATAGAGATGATAGGTGTTGCCCAGAATAATCTGGGCCTTGAGGTCCAAGAGGTCATCGGGGCTCAGGGCCTTGACGCAGCCCACCGTGCCCACGGGCATGAACACCGGGGTGCGGATGGTCCCGTGAGCCGTGGCCAGCGTCGCGGTTCTGGCTTGGCCGTCCGTGGCCAGGATGTGGAAATCGCCGGTTTTGGTCATGATTTTGGGAGTGTTCAGGATTCAGGAGTCAGAATTCAGGGGTCAGGAGTCGGAAGTCAGAGGTCTGGATAGTCCGTGTTTGGGGCAGAGGTCCGTGAGGATGCAATCGGGACAGCGAGGTTTGCGGGCCGGGCAAGTGTCCCGTCCGTGGAGGACCAGGAGATGGTTTATGTCGCCCCATTGGTCGCGGGGAAAAAGTTGCATCATGTCCCGCTCGATGATCGTCGGATTGGTGGAGGTTGTCAGGCCGAGGCGGAACGAGAGGCGGCGGACGTGGGTGTCCACCGCGATGCCCTCATGTTTGCCCAGGGCGTTGGAGAGGACAATGTTCGCGGTTTTTCGGGCCACGCCGGGAAGGGTGAGCAGGTCGGCCATGGTCTCTGGCACCCGTCCACCGTTTTCTTCGACGACGCGCTTGGCCGAGGCGATGAGGTTTTTGGCCTTTTGGCGGAAAAAACCCGTAGAATGGACCACTTTCTGAACTTCAGCGACCGGCGCACGGCTCAATTCCGCCGGACCCGGCCAGCGCCGAAAAAACTCCGGCGTGACCATGTTCACCCGGGCGTCCGTACACTGGGCCGCCAAGACCGTGGCCACCAGAAGCTCCCAGGGATTCCTCCAGTCCAGCATGGTCACGGGGAGCGGGTAGCGGGAGTGGAGGCGGGTGAAGATTTGGGCTGTGCGATGGGTTGAGTCAGGCATGAGAGTGTTTGGGGTGCGAATTATTGAATTGAATGGTGCGCAAACAGGCTTCAAGTAGCTTGCTGACTTCTTCCTACAGCAATTTCACCGCTCAATGAATAAAATAATGTCCTCGGGTGGTCGCCCTCGACTATACTCATCCTCCGGGCCTGGCTCAATGCCCGGAAGGCTTGGCAAATATTTCGCATTTCTGTCAACTGGCTTGTCTAGGCATGGAGTTTCTTGATCTCCTGCTCCTTGGATTTGGCCTTCTCTTCAGGTGCTTTTGAAAAAGAGCATGATAAATATTTTGATACACGGCGGGGAGCGGATTGCCTGGAAGGACTGGAGTCGGTATTCAAGGCGTCAGCGCCGCAAGGTGCCCATAGGGTGGGTTGGTAGGATCGAAATTCAGAGCGCGGATATCGGCAATTCTTTTTCAGACGGGACAAATA
Proteins encoded:
- the tgt gene encoding tRNA guanosine(34) transglycosylase Tgt; the protein is MTKTGDFHILATDGQARTATLATAHGTIRTPVFMPVGTVGCVKALSPDDLLDLKAQIILGNTYHLYLLPGDDLVARRGGLHAFSGWKGPILTDSGGFQVFSLQSLRKISENGVEFRSHRDGSKHFFSPEKVVSIQRNLGSDIMMVLDECVPYGADKAYTAKSLGLTTRWAARCRQAYPQDSGSQLQFGIVQGGFFPDLRTESARQICDLPFDGFAIGGLSVGESKPLMLEIMRHTAPLLPSDKPRYLMGVGTPMDILDGIEAGIDMFDCVLPSRNARNGTLYTSLGKVNIKRAEYKEDDGPLDPNCGCYACTRFSRAYLRHLYMARELLAYRLNTIHNLHYFLTLTHGAAQAILEGNFATFKAAVEAVHAHV
- the nth gene encoding endonuclease III; its protein translation is MPDSTHRTAQIFTRLHSRYPLPVTMLDWRNPWELLVATVLAAQCTDARVNMVTPEFFRRWPGPAELSRAPVAEVQKVVHSTGFFRQKAKNLIASAKRVVEENGGRVPETMADLLTLPGVARKTANIVLSNALGKHEGIAVDTHVRRLSFRLGLTTSTNPTIIERDMMQLFPRDQWGDINHLLVLHGRDTCPARKPRCPDCILTDLCPKHGLSRPLTSDS